aTACGAATATGGTTTGCGGAGAATGTGGGAAGGTTGTAGGTGCAGGACCGGACGAGTGTCTGGTATTTGTCAGTGTGGTGGTGATTGCATGCAAAGCACGAAACGGATAGGCTTACATGGCCGATCTCGAGCGAGTTGAGAGTAGGAGGGGCGTCGTACCCCGGAGGCCCGTCATTAGAGCTTGACCCAGGAGCGTTAAGACTATCCGTCACGAATACGACCTATATCCCTTCCCATCAGAACCATCCTCCAGTCACTGATTGCCACGTTCTTTATTCGGGAGGTTACTTACACGCCGATCAGTTACCCAGAGTCTCCCTTTTGCACTTTCTGTCCGTTTCGGACCTTGAATCGTGGACGGGATATGGAGGGTGAGGGTGGCGGTGTTACCTTCGGTCAAAAGGTTCTCCCCTAGGACGTTGTTAGCCCATTTGAAGCTTCTCTCTGCCCTGGAATGGAGTCTGAGATCTATTTCTGGGGGGGCAAAAGGGCGAATCCAAGTGGCGAGAGTGGACTTACCTTGTAGGAGCTGGGGATTATAGCGATTCGTGAGCTGTACGGTGTTGACTGACATAGCCGCTATAGTTGTtgtggaagaaagggagagtGGTTATGTGCTGGCCAAGGAGTCAGTATGGATAGGGAATACGAGTGACTGCAAGAGATTCGTTGATGACGATTCCCACCTATAACGAGAGCCAAATaaagtcacgtgactcTTTCCTCACGCTTGAGTGTCGACGAAAGACTCTCCGCCATTCCATCGACCATCTCGCCCTGCATATACGactgcctttttccataGACACATCCATAATCAGCTTGCCATATCACCCAAGCAAAACGTATAGAGATGTCACGGCTCTCCCCGTTTCGACCACTCGCCTCTCTGTGTTCCGCCGGACCATCAAGAATATCTCGAATCCCTGCTAGGAAATTTGGGTTTTCGCCTTCGCCTTTGCCCGGACTTGATGGGTTCTCGGACGAAGCTGCAAATCCCGTTGTCAGGGATTCTCTTGTACCTATAGTGGTTGAGCAGACTGTGAGTTTTACTGGATGATCGGATATATTGTGTAAGCTGACAGAATCAggcaagaggagagaggagttATGATATTTATTCAAGGCTGTTGAAGGAGCGAGTTATCTTTCTTGGTCCTGTAAGCCTGGTGCAACGTGTATGGGATTAATCTGATGTGTTTATGTAGGTAAATTCCCAAGACTCTACGCTTCTCACTGCCCAGTTACTCTTCCTTGAAGCAGAGGATCCCAAGCGCCCTATCAAGCTTTACATCAACTCCCCTGGTGGTGTTGTTACTTCTGGCTTGGCGATTTACGACACTATGCAATACATCTCTCCGCCGGTGCATACTTTCTGTATGGGGCAAGCGGCGAGTATGGGGAGTCTGCTATTGGCCGGCGGCGAAAAGGGACATCGATATGCGCTGAAAAACAGCAGTGTGATGATTCACCGTTCGTCGATCTCTCGGATTTTTCCATGGCCCTAATCGCTGAATATCCCTATAGAACCATCTGGCGGTGCGCAAGGCCAAGCATCCGATATTGCTTTGCATGCCAAAGAAATCCTGCGTATCCGTGCGGCCCTCACCGACATCTACGCTGAGCATTGTACTCGAcctggagaagagaggtcCGCTGCATTGGATAGGTTTGAAAAAGCGCTGGAAAGGGACTATTTCATGACCTCTGAGGAAGCGGTGGAATTTGGGATTGTGGACAAGATTGTGACGCAAagggggaaagaggtgtctgaggaagaaaagtaAGGGCATGCATGATGAGTGGCTGGCTGCATGAGCGTGTCCGGGCGAGGCAGAGTCTCGCTGCTGGGCGACGCGCGTTCCTTTCATGGTGGATGTGTATGACGGGCAGGGGAAGCAATCAGGGATGTAACTGACGGTGGTCTGTGCGCATAGGGGGGGTCTTTGTGGCACGAGGCTGTTTCAAGTGGAGGTGTGTGGCCCGTTGTCCTTTGCTCGCCGCCGGTGGATCACACCAGCCGCCCATATATCTGCCGTCTGTCTCTCCACAACCCACAGCCAGTCTTCTGTACTACTAACAACAGCACCAAGTTGATCTTGGCCACACTCTCCTTACGCTCCTTTAATCTGACGTCCAGTCGCCGTAAACCCTGAAATGCTCCTCAACTCCCTAATCACGCTCCTCCTCGCGGCACATATCGCAACTGCCCACAGCCTGGATTCTCGTCACAGGCGTAGACATGTCAGGCGTGCGCTCAAAAGGCAACAGGAGTCAGCGGCTGGCCACTGGTCTACCTACGAGACAAGCACTTGGATCCGTACGTCCAAGCACGCTTTCGTCACATTACATAGTAACGTTCACACGCAGCCGATAACCCGTCGACAGCTGCTCAAATCGTTTATGAAACTGTCTATGTGACAGAAACTGTATGGGAAGACGGACCTTCCCCGACTGCCCCTCAAACTCTTGCTGAATCTTTCCCTACAACATCTGCAAGTGTTTCTGGTAGTGCGCTCACCGGGGAGATTGGGAACGTCAATCTCGTCGCAACCGATCCAATCACAAGCTCTGCCGCCTCAAGTTCAGTCGCAACTTTTGCTGCTTCTCCTATTGAAGTTGCTGCTGGTACGGATTCTAACATTGCTGCACTGAGCGCTGCCACCGCCATTACTGTGTCTCTCGACTCTAGCGATCTCGATGCCCAGATTGACGCCCTTGGCTTTACCATCTCTATAGGCGAAACGATTTCCATTGGCTTTGGCGGTGGTTCCGCCCCGACTACCACATCGTCTGCTCCCACTTCCACTGTTACCGCCTCTGGGGACAAGAAGGTCTTTGCCCACTTTATGGTTGGTATTGTCTCCACGTATGCTGTAGGCGACTGGGAGTCGGACATGCAACTCGCCAAGTCTAAAGGCATCGACGGCTTTGCCCTCAACATTGGTGTCGACTCGTATTCCCAGGAACAACTCGATCTCGCTTACCAGGCTGGCGCTTCTGTAGGATTCGaccttttcatctctttcgATTTCAACTGGTACACCATTGCCGATATCTCTGGTGTGGCGAACATGCTTAAACGATACAAGGATCAACCAGCCCAATTCCGCGTCGATGACAAGCCTTTCGTCTCTACTTTTATTGGTGATGGATTTGACTGGAGCTCGGTGGCTACCgaggttggagaagaattGTACGCTGTACCTTTCTGGCAACCTAGCGCCGACAATGCCAACAATGCTGGTCTAGCTGGCCTATTCTCTTGGTGAGTATCTCTGTACGTGGATGCTTGGCTTTCCTAATCAAGTCTAGGGATGCCTGGCCTGGACAACTTGACAATGTTCCTGTCAATGCGTCCATGAGTGATACTCGAGATATTGAGTATCTCGGCTACCTTGAAGCTGTCGGCAAGACTTATATGGCTCctgtttcttcttggttCAGTACCCATTTTGGTGCAGAGGTTTCTTACTCCAAGAACTGGGTGTTTAAAAGTGAGACGCTCTGGAAGGACAGGTGGGACGACATTTTGCAGCTCGGTAGCCGTCTCAACTTTATCGAGAGTGAGTTGGTACTGCATGCGATAAGAAACCTACTGACCATGACTAGTTGTAACCTGGAACGACTACGGAGAGTCTCATTATATTGGCCCTTACAACACTGCCCACACTGACGACTCGTCGTCTGCCTGGGCTGCTGGCCTTGATCACACAGCTATGCTCGACTTTGCTGTCCCATATATCAAGGCATTCAAGGCTGGTGAAACAGCCCCTGTTATTGACAGCGAAATGTTGGTCTACTGGCATCGCCCTCACCTCAAATCAGTTTCCTGTGACAGCACAGACATTTGTGGTTCTAGGCCCACCGGCTGGGACTTTTTGGAAGACACTGTCTTTGTATCTACCATGACCAAGTCTGGCGGTATTGTTAAAGTTACGTCAGGTGGTAACCAAGCCGTTGTCCAGCAGGTGGACGCTGGCGTGCAGATGATTGAAGTGCCCATGGGCGTTGGAGAGCAGATTTTCGAGTTTACCACGTTCCAGGGAGGCTACGGGAAGACTACTTCCAATCTGACGATCAGTGCGGATTGCTGGGTAAGTTCTCCTTGTGTACTGCGAGCAATGCTGACAATCTTGTTAGAATGGCATCTACAACTTCAACTACCATTCTGGTTCTATTACTTGCTAAAGAATCACGTTATCTCGCTGTCAATCGTCATCCGGTGTAATCGTCCCCATTGGCACAGAATAATATCGCCTCTTATACCTCGCATTTTCACCCATGTATGGGCGGCGGACCCTCGAAATTTATTGTTAGTAACAAAAATCCTTTTTTTGATAAGTCCTTCGTTGTAGTAATACGTAGATGCTGGCGTCTGTGGTCGTATACATATCAAAATATCTCGTAGCCCAATGTAATATCCTGATACCAACATAAAGGTGCCTGTTTACTCGTCGCCAGACTCGAAGAaatcgtcctcttcttcccctgtTCCTTGAGCAGCATTTTGCTTggcctccttcttgtctccCAAACCAATCTGCACGTCCGCGCCCAAACCAACGACCACACCATCCACTTGACCCTTTTTCAAATCCGTCTCCGGCTCGCTCTTGAGCTtgctctcctccatcaacCTCTTGGTCTCCAACAAGAGATCATACCGCCGTTTGGTGGGCTTGTCCATCTTTTCGCATTCTTCGGTTGATGGTACGGGATGAAGCAGTGGGGGAAGTTTGAGCTTGGGTTTTGAAGAatcgtcatcgtcatcttcgtcctctgTCTGGTTAGGGTTActggggaaaagggaaatgtATTTTTGAGTGTTTCTTATATCAAATGTCAGCTTTTTTGGGGGTGCAAATGAGGGATGATGGGCTTGAGAGCTTACGGGTAGTGTAAGACATAATTGAGCATAATCCTAGCATCAAGCAGCTCTTCCTCGTGCTTGGATCGTTTCTTGCTCGACGTTTCAGAGTCCAAGAGTTTTCGCTTGAATCGCTTGATTAATCGAACAAGCTTTTGACGTTCTGCAAGACATTAATCGAATGTCGACATTTTGAGTAAAGACAATGGAAAGATGTTTGACTGACCAAAGAACTTGACCTGATAAAACGGTTAGCACACGTTCTCGCATAGATCTACGGGGACATACCTTGTGATACTTGgctccattcttcctttccacctccctcctctcagcagcagccaaaTCCGCTTCCAAACTCGTCAGCCTTCTCTGGGTAGACACACGCAACCCTGGTTCGAGATTTTCCTATCAACCCCCCCAAATTCCATTCCGTCGATTAGCACACACGTATCACCGTCAACAATGGTCTCCCACCACCTCGTTCGGACGCACCTTGGCCAACAATCGTTTCGTCTGTCTGATACTAGACTTTAACTTGCTCAATCCGGGGATACCGGCTCCATCTCGTGCTTCCGTGGCTGGGATCCTGTGCGTAGGTTTGGGTCGGGCAGGCTTgtcagaggaagaagggtcCGAAGGGTTCGGTCGGGGTTTGCGGTACGGGTGAGCGCCTTTGCGTTGTTTCTTGTCGGCAGGCATGTTGAGCGGATTTGCGTTTAGATGATAGTGCcaggtgaagaggatgacaaGGACTGGTATGGCAGGTTTCGTTCGTTATTGAAGTTTTCTAAAAGTCGGTGGGCGCACAAGTGGAGGCGCGATTGAGCCCAAATGGTTTTAGCCTATGGGTAGTTTGATCCTATATATTGTATATTGCTGCAGTTCAACAATTGCCCCGTGGCTGAGTTGGTTACAGCGGTTGACTGTTAGttaataattaattaacACTAATAATCAGACGGTCGAGAGTTCGAGTCTCTCCGGGGCAGGattcttttttgtttttgtttttatGTTTAACTCTCCAACCAAGCAATAGAGGTGGTGTTATAATCACGTATTTTTATCACGTACATGAATGTACCCAAGAATTCAGCCAATCGGGTACATGGATGGTCATCGTCGCGTTGAAACTCTTAGTACCACCCGCTCGCGCTCTTCCATGGTGAGGCTGCCATGTAAGGCCGAAGAGAAAATTCCTACCCTAGCTAGGTACATCTGCAGGGCCAGATGAGGTTTGTCCAATGCGTATATATAATGACCTTGCGTTGGTCATATTTGGATAGCCAGCAGCCTCTCTCGCGAAATTGCAAACGATGTCCAGATCTTGGCTGGCCTTGTGCAGCTGAGACCTCGTCCAGTTAAGGATTTCGGCATCCCCAGCTGACATGGGCTTTCCCCAGTGGCGCTTGTGCTCGTTCGTTTGCAGCACAGCGGCCACATTCGAGCGGGCACTTGCGGCCGCGCAAAGGAGGGGGTAGGCGTCATGCCTGAGACGCCTGTCAGCCTGGTCAATGTGTTTCATGTCAGAGACGTTTCAAACCTCACAATAAGGGGATATTGTTACTCACTGGCCAGAGTATCGTGTTCGGCATCACCAACCAATGGATTGCCAGCTGCAAAATTTTCGACCGCGAGTACCTGGGAAGGAATGTCGAAAGGGTTATGTAGGTACTGCTCCTTTGCGCCAGCCGCTTTCTTTGTTTTTTTTGCAGGTGCCGCCACCACATCGCTTTCATCGGTCTATCCCTTCTTTTAGCACAGGGTACCATAACGACGCATACTCACGGCTTCTCGAGCGTGATGGCCTCCGTTTGCCACCCTCCTCTGCCacctttgccttctttgctgactcttcctctcccacGCCGCGAGTGCTCGCGCTGGAAAACTTTGCAGCTGGCAATCCACTGGTTGGTGATGCCGAACACGATACTCTGGCCAGTGAGTAACAATATCCCCTTATtgatgaggttgaaagaaagaaggaagaaagaaaggagaccCTTTTATCCGTTGGCTGATGGGGAATAAAAGTGGCGTGGGCCAAAGCGCAATCGAAAGGAACCCCGTTTCGGTATGTGTCCCCAGCATACCTCGCACAAGGACGAGGCCAGTTGTTCCGACGGAGAGGGAATTGCAGAGATGGAAACGCTCTTACTGCTGCCCGAGTACGGGCCAAGATGCAACGCCGCAACTGCATGGCCATGCAAAAACGAAGCACGTATGAAACGGGAAGCAGTGTTTTAAGTGAACTGATCTTCGAGGCTTCAtattcttccatctttacCAAAGACGATTCAATCAGGACGTCAGGTCGTACGCGCACTACATGCTTGATACGATAAAGCTCAGCACAGAACATCGttttgaaaaggagaatgaTGAACTAGAAGAtatttctttttgacaCTGTAAGCCAGGGAGGTGCTGTTAATGTTGTTGCTTGCTCGTCTGGAAGGTAAAAAGTACGGGGAAATATGTGGAGAGACTCGGAACTGTTGCGAGGACAACAACGTACGTATATCGCTGGAGGCTGATGACTGCTTGCTTGTTTTATCGGGAGCGATATCGCATGTAAATATGCCGTCTTTCTATGGTGGATCATGATGTCGATTTCTTGAATTCAAATCGGCCAACGATCTTTGGCCGCTGATGTTCGCGGACGCGCGCGTCTTTTGACAACATTTTCTTGACCACACCATTCTTTACGCCACCAATAGCAGCGTTTGGTATTCCATCGTACCTACTATACCTTACTCGAACATGGCCACTCAAGTCCCTCCATCGACCACCCCTACTCCGTTCGCTAACCGTCCGGCTCCCCCGACGAAAGATCTCGAGATTCCCGAGGACTACAAAAAGACTTTCCGCGTAAGTTGAACCGTCGCTTGCACTGAATCATTTTAAATTGTTGGCTGACTTTATTGACAGGGAAGAGGGACTGTTAGCAAGGTTCGTGATATAATCGATGGTTATGAGACGACTCTGCGCAACAGTCGTTGACATGCCGCCGTTGTAGTTCGTCGACCCCTGTGAAGCGGCTAGGAAGGCGTCTTTAGATTGTCTCGAAAGGACACAATACAACCGCTCAGAGGTATGTCAGCTTGTTCAGCACAATATGTCGGCTTGTTCAACATAACTGGGCTTGATTAATGTGATATCCTTCAGTGTACCGACTTTTTCACCGCGTACAAGGAATGTAAAGGAAACTGGGTACGTATCCATGTATCGGCGTCATGCGCATGATCTTTTATCCTGCCAAGATTGACTGACTCCTCGCCATGATAGCTTGCGCAacggaaagaagacaggatgaaaggaagagatacTGTCTGAGGCTTCATCACCACACTATCCttgggggaggggggatCCGGTTCATTATGCATTTCTACGGCCTATGGTGCCGTGTAAGCCGTTATGTTACTGTTGTCACATATGGAATCGGGCATCGGATCGGCTAGTCGCAGCCATTCCTGATGACTAAGTATACATTTTAATCATTTAGTACAGGGGATCAAACACAAGGCAAATTGTGTTGGAAAGGCCCGGTCGATAGCCTCTTTTTTGAGATGAAGCAGTGCGTGTAATGAGTCAAGCTTTGTAATGGCGATTAGAAATGACCAGAGGGTAATTAGAAGCTGGTTGGAAAGATGATTACAAATCATCGGCCGACGTCACCGCCTTCGGAAGTTATTTATTAATACTTTGTTTTTTCTCAAGCGGCTCTTACTTCCGCAAACCGGATATCATTTCTCTTGtccctcatcatctgcaTCTCCTTACCCCCTACTTATACGCCAGAGCGCCCAGAACAGAAATACTTCCACCACAATTTATAGCGCTCGAGGAAACACATCCATCGGTATTCGACATGGCCACATTGGGCAGTCCGCCACACAGGCAACGCTCTGCCTCAAATAGCAGCCTCTTGTCCTCTATCGTGAACACAATCCCTGCGCCCCTTACCAATTTATTCACTTCTCCAAGAGTAGAACAAAGGGTCTTgctcgaagaagacgaagtTCCTCTAGAAGAAGGGAGCCAGTCGCTTAGCAAAGAAGCTCCTGTCGGATTACGGAGGGTCGAACTGAGAGTAGGAGGAATGACCGTGAGTGGGGTCACATGGTTGGGTCCGCATCAAGCTAACACGAGGTAGTGTGGGGCGTGTGTGGCATCCATCGAGTCTCAGCTGAAGCAACCCGGTATTAAAAGCATCCAGATATCTCTGCTTGCTGAGCGAGGGGTAGTAGAATACGATGAGAACTTTGTCAAGGCGGATGGAGAGCATTGGACAGACGACAAGATTGCCGAGGAAATAGAAGACATTGGGTTCGAAGCCACTGTCGTCGAAAAGAGTGAAGTGCAAGAGGTGGAATTACGTGTATATGGGTAAGTCATTGTGACTAGCAACAGAGTCACAGCTAACCTGTCAACAGACTGGAGAACCAAGAAATAGTCAGCAGTTTGCTATCGACTA
This Cryptococcus neoformans var. neoformans JEC21 chromosome 14 sequence DNA region includes the following protein-coding sequences:
- a CDS encoding mutanase, putative, whose translation is MLLNSLITLLLAAHIATAHSLDSRHRRRHVRRALKRQQESAAGHWSTYETSTWIPDNPSTAAQIVYETVYVTETVWEDGPSPTAPQTLAESFPTTSASVSGSALTGEIGNVNLVATDPITSSAASSSVATFAASPIEVAAGTDSNIAALSAATAITVSLDSSDLDAQIDALGFTISIGETISIGFGGGSAPTTTSSAPTSTVTASGDKKVFAHFMVGIVSTYAVGDWESDMQLAKSKGIDGFALNIGVDSYSQEQLDLAYQAGASVGFDLFISFDFNWYTIADISGVANMLKRYKDQPAQFRVDDKPFVSTFIGDGFDWSSVATEVGEELYAVPFWQPSADNANNAGLAGLFSWDAWPGQLDNVPVNASMSDTRDIEYLGYLEAVGKTYMAPVSSWFSTHFGAEVSYSKNWVFKSETLWKDRWDDILQLGSRLNFIEIVTWNDYGESHYIGPYNTAHTDDSSSAWAAGLDHTAMLDFAVPYIKAFKAGETAPVIDSEMLVYWHRPHLKSVSCDSTDICGSRPTGWDFLEDTVFVSTMTKSGGIVKVTSGGNQAVVQQVDAGVQMIEVPMGVGEQIFEFTTFQGGYGKTTSNLTISADCWNGIYNFNYHSGSITC
- a CDS encoding aerobic respiration-related protein, putative, with protein sequence MATQVPPSTTPTPFANRPAPPTKDLEIPEDYKKTFRGRGTVSKFVDPCEAARKASLDCLERTQYNRSECTDFFTAYKECKGNWLAQRKEDRMKGRDTV